The following coding sequences are from one Wenzhouxiangella sp. AB-CW3 window:
- the accD gene encoding acetyl-CoA carboxylase, carboxyltransferase subunit beta: protein MSWFQKLMPARIRTEGGKSRKVPDGLWTKCKACDAVLYRPELERNLNVCPKCDHHMALTGRARLEAFLDEGEHIEIGAGLSPVDRLRFRDTKKYRDRIHASQKATGERDALVALRGQLLDMELVACAFDFRFMGGSMGSVVGERFARATRECLDRGLPLVCFSASGGARMQEGLFSLMQMAKTSAGLSRMAEEGLPYISVLTHPTTGGVSASLGMLGDINIGEPNALIGFAGPRVIEQTVREKLPEGFQRSEFLLEKGAIDQIVDRRELRKRIHSLLSMLLGGRRHPAREGELLENDAPDEPS, encoded by the coding sequence ATGAGCTGGTTCCAGAAACTCATGCCCGCACGCATTCGCACCGAGGGCGGCAAGAGCCGAAAGGTGCCTGATGGACTGTGGACCAAGTGCAAGGCCTGCGATGCCGTGCTCTATCGTCCCGAACTGGAGCGCAACCTTAACGTATGCCCGAAGTGTGACCACCACATGGCGCTGACCGGGCGTGCGCGCCTGGAGGCTTTTCTTGACGAAGGTGAGCACATCGAGATCGGCGCCGGACTGTCGCCGGTTGACAGGCTCAGGTTTCGCGATACCAAGAAATACCGTGATCGCATCCATGCCAGTCAGAAGGCCACCGGCGAGCGCGACGCACTGGTTGCCCTGCGAGGGCAGTTGCTGGATATGGAGTTGGTGGCCTGTGCCTTCGACTTCCGTTTCATGGGTGGGTCGATGGGCTCGGTGGTCGGCGAACGCTTCGCCCGGGCGACCCGGGAATGCCTGGATCGGGGGCTGCCGCTGGTGTGTTTTTCGGCTTCGGGTGGTGCGCGCATGCAGGAAGGCCTGTTCTCGCTGATGCAGATGGCCAAGACCTCGGCGGGGCTGTCGCGCATGGCCGAGGAAGGGCTTCCCTACATCTCGGTTCTGACTCACCCCACCACCGGCGGTGTCTCGGCCAGTCTCGGCATGCTGGGAGATATCAATATCGGTGAGCCCAATGCCCTGATCGGTTTTGCCGGCCCGCGGGTGATCGAACAGACGGTGCGGGAGAAGCTGCCCGAAGGCTTCCAGCGCTCGGAGTTCCTGCTGGAGAAAGGCGCCATCGACCAGATCGTCGACCGGCGCGAACTGCGCAAGCGGATTCACAGCCTGCTGTCCATGCTGCTGGGGGGGCGCCGGCATCCAGCCCGAGAGGGTGAGCTGCTCGAAAACGACGCCCCTGACGAACCGTCGTAA
- a CDS encoding CvpA family protein, with protein MSVADYAILGICLVSIVVSLFRGFIREVFSLLVWIAAGYVALQAAGPISVRLEDTIDVPSVRVIVAFVAVFVVVLVIGGLINYLLGRLVDGTGLSGTDRLLGALFGALRGIAIVTIGVILATFTPFVEDPWWRESTLLPEFERLGIWMVGFFPESIQAYLPVESVTETEA; from the coding sequence ATGAGCGTGGCCGATTATGCGATTCTGGGCATCTGCCTGGTATCGATCGTGGTCAGTCTCTTTCGTGGCTTTATCCGCGAGGTATTTTCCTTGCTGGTCTGGATTGCCGCCGGTTACGTGGCCTTGCAGGCTGCCGGGCCAATATCGGTGCGGCTCGAAGACACGATAGACGTGCCTTCGGTGCGGGTGATCGTGGCTTTCGTGGCCGTGTTTGTCGTGGTGCTGGTTATCGGTGGTCTGATCAACTATCTGCTTGGCAGGCTGGTTGACGGAACCGGCCTGAGCGGCACCGATCGCCTGCTCGGTGCCTTGTTTGGTGCCCTGCGGGGCATTGCTATCGTGACGATTGGGGTGATTCTGGCGACATTCACCCCGTTTGTCGAAGATCCATGGTGGCGGGAGTCAACCCTGCTGCCCGAGTTTGAACGGCTGGGTATCTGGATGGTCGGATTCTTTCCCGAGTCGATCCAGGCCTACCTGCCCGTGGAGTCCGTGACGGAGACTGAAGCCTGA
- the trpB gene encoding tryptophan synthase subunit beta, with the protein MPDASGHFGIFGGKFVSETLMPALEELEAAWRKYLSDAEFVARLDSDLAHFVGRPSPLYLAENLTDRAGGARIVLKREDLNHTGAHKINNTVGQALLAHAMGKQRVIAETGAGQHGVATATVAARLGQECVVYMGAEDVRRQAVNVYRMKLLGAEVISVDAGSRTLKDALNEAMRDWVTNVDDTFYVLGTVAGPHPYPAMVRDFNAVVGREARSQMLEEYGRLPSALVACVGGGSNAMGMFHPFIEDESVAMYGVEAAGRGLDGDAHAASLCAGRVGVLHGSRTYLLDDEAGQIRDTHSVSAGLDYPGVGPEHAWLKDSGRAQYVGISDEEAMAAFHELTRREGIMPALESAHAVAHGMKLAATLSADDIVLVNLSGRGDKDINTVAELEGIEF; encoded by the coding sequence ATGCCCGACGCCTCTGGGCATTTCGGAATTTTCGGCGGCAAATTCGTCTCCGAAACCCTGATGCCTGCGCTCGAAGAGCTGGAGGCGGCCTGGCGAAAGTACCTGTCGGATGCCGAATTCGTCGCCCGTCTTGACTCCGACCTGGCCCATTTTGTCGGTCGGCCCTCGCCACTGTATCTCGCCGAGAACCTGACGGATCGAGCCGGTGGTGCGCGTATCGTGCTCAAGCGCGAGGACCTCAACCATACCGGTGCGCACAAGATCAACAATACCGTTGGCCAGGCCCTGCTGGCCCACGCCATGGGCAAGCAGCGCGTGATCGCAGAGACCGGTGCCGGACAGCATGGTGTGGCTACGGCCACGGTGGCTGCGCGTCTGGGGCAGGAATGCGTGGTGTACATGGGCGCGGAGGATGTACGCCGTCAGGCGGTCAATGTCTATCGGATGAAGTTGCTCGGCGCCGAGGTCATCAGCGTGGATGCCGGCTCAAGGACGCTGAAAGACGCCCTCAACGAGGCAATGCGTGACTGGGTCACGAACGTGGACGATACCTTCTACGTGCTTGGCACCGTGGCCGGCCCGCACCCGTATCCGGCCATGGTGCGCGACTTCAATGCCGTGGTCGGGCGCGAGGCGCGTTCTCAGATGCTGGAAGAGTACGGGCGTCTGCCTTCGGCCCTGGTGGCCTGCGTGGGCGGTGGATCGAATGCCATGGGCATGTTCCACCCCTTCATCGAAGATGAGTCGGTGGCCATGTACGGCGTCGAGGCGGCCGGTCGTGGACTGGACGGCGATGCTCATGCCGCCAGCCTGTGTGCCGGACGCGTCGGCGTGCTGCACGGGTCGCGCACCTACCTGCTCGACGACGAAGCCGGGCAGATCCGCGATACCCATTCGGTCTCGGCCGGTCTGGACTACCCCGGTGTCGGACCCGAGCATGCCTGGCTCAAGGACAGTGGCAGAGCGCAGTATGTAGGCATCAGCGACGAGGAGGCCATGGCCGCATTTCATGAGCTGACGCGTCGGGAAGGCATCATGCCGGCGCTGGAAAGTGCCCATGCCGTGGCCCATGGCATGAAACTCGCCGCGACGTTGAGCGCCGATGACATTGTGCTGGTCAATCTTTCCGGACGCGGTGACAAGGACATCAATACCGTGGCCGAACTGGAGGGAATCGAGTTTTGA
- the trpA gene encoding tryptophan synthase subunit alpha: MNRIDARFRELKESGRTALIPYVTAGYPQPGATVPVLHAAVEAGADLLEVGMPFSDVMADGPVIQEACARALEQGTHLDEVLAMVAEFRRNDPHTPVILMGYTNPIERRGVARFVEQAADAGVDGLLIVDCPAEEAADMRSALAQRSLHQIFLVAPTTTESRLERTATLAGGFVYYVSIKGVTGAATLDTDSLAPAVARIRSRMDLPVAVGFGIRTPEQAAASARAADAVVIGSALVSRLGECIDVEQAVATAHEYLAPIRESMENNAPSRTNKTKRTA; encoded by the coding sequence TTGAATCGCATTGATGCGCGTTTCCGCGAGTTGAAGGAAAGCGGCCGCACGGCCCTGATCCCTTACGTGACTGCCGGCTATCCGCAGCCGGGGGCCACCGTTCCCGTGCTGCATGCCGCCGTCGAGGCCGGTGCCGATCTGCTTGAAGTCGGCATGCCGTTTTCCGATGTCATGGCCGACGGGCCGGTGATCCAGGAGGCCTGTGCGCGGGCTCTGGAGCAGGGTACCCATCTCGACGAGGTGCTGGCGATGGTGGCGGAGTTCCGGCGCAACGATCCGCACACCCCCGTCATCCTGATGGGATACACCAACCCAATTGAACGCCGAGGCGTGGCGCGGTTCGTCGAGCAGGCGGCAGACGCCGGCGTCGATGGCCTGCTGATCGTCGACTGCCCGGCCGAGGAGGCCGCCGACATGCGGTCGGCGCTGGCGCAACGCTCGCTGCACCAGATCTTCCTGGTGGCACCGACGACCACCGAGTCGCGTCTGGAGCGTACCGCGACGCTGGCCGGCGGGTTTGTCTATTACGTTTCTATCAAGGGTGTGACCGGCGCTGCCACTCTGGATACCGATTCGCTGGCTCCGGCCGTGGCTCGGATTCGCTCGCGCATGGATCTTCCGGTGGCCGTGGGTTTTGGCATTCGCACCCCCGAGCAGGCCGCCGCCAGCGCCCGGGCAGCGGATGCCGTGGTCATCGGTTCGGCACTGGTCAGTCGCCTGGGCGAGTGCATCGATGTCGAGCAGGCCGTGGCCACGGCGCATGAATACCTTGCTCCGATTCGCGAGTCGATGGAAAATAACGCGCCTTCAAGAACCAACAAGACCAAGCGGACTGCCTGA
- a CDS encoding bifunctional folylpolyglutamate synthase/dihydrofolate synthase, protein MSDISLATWLDRLEQRTPESRIDLGLERVREVADRLDIARPDCPVVTVAGTNGKGSVVAMLEAMAVAGGLKPFAYTSPHILQFAERMRFDRALAPDDRIAAAIAAVERARRQVALTYFEHITLAALLLASRMKPDVLFLEVGLGGRLDAVNLVDADVAVLTSIGLDHTEWLGRTRAAIAREKAGIARSGRPVIVGEKRRPPALEQSLSRAGADMMLAGRQLKWRRVKSGLRVELGQRVLDLPRPALPGRWQEANAACAVAAMVALEHRLDLNEEALSAGLRTVSLPGRMQRFGSAPEIIVDVAHNAAAARTLASALESDQGRCLAVFAALSGKDVKAIGRVMNDAVDHWLIAGLTGDRGQSAEQIDAGLAAIPVSGGRETVESVPRALERALARARRQDRIVVFGSFRTVAEAWPTLMQQG, encoded by the coding sequence TTGTCCGACATCTCGCTGGCCACGTGGCTTGATCGGCTGGAGCAGCGAACCCCCGAGTCGCGGATTGATCTGGGGCTCGAGCGGGTTCGCGAGGTGGCCGATCGGCTCGATATCGCGCGGCCCGACTGTCCGGTGGTCACGGTGGCCGGGACCAATGGCAAGGGCTCGGTGGTCGCCATGCTGGAGGCCATGGCCGTTGCCGGTGGTCTCAAGCCGTTCGCTTATACCTCCCCGCATATCCTGCAGTTCGCCGAGCGCATGCGTTTTGACCGTGCGCTGGCTCCGGATGACAGGATTGCCGCGGCCATTGCAGCCGTTGAACGGGCACGGCGCCAGGTGGCGCTGACCTACTTCGAGCACATCACGCTTGCCGCCTTGTTGCTGGCCTCGCGCATGAAGCCCGACGTGCTGTTTCTCGAGGTCGGTCTTGGTGGTCGGCTGGATGCGGTCAACCTGGTTGACGCCGATGTGGCGGTGCTGACCTCCATCGGCCTGGATCATACCGAGTGGCTGGGGCGTACGCGTGCCGCCATTGCCCGCGAGAAGGCCGGAATCGCGCGCTCCGGACGCCCGGTAATCGTGGGTGAAAAGCGTCGACCGCCCGCGCTGGAGCAGAGTCTGTCCCGCGCCGGGGCCGACATGATGCTGGCCGGGCGGCAACTGAAGTGGCGCCGAGTAAAGTCCGGTCTCCGGGTCGAGCTGGGTCAGCGCGTGCTGGACCTGCCGCGGCCGGCACTGCCCGGTCGCTGGCAGGAAGCCAATGCTGCTTGTGCCGTGGCGGCCATGGTCGCCCTGGAGCATCGCCTCGACCTGAATGAGGAGGCCCTGTCCGCCGGACTTCGAACGGTCAGCCTGCCGGGGCGTATGCAGCGCTTCGGTTCGGCCCCGGAGATTATCGTTGACGTGGCGCACAATGCCGCCGCTGCCCGCACCCTGGCCAGCGCACTCGAATCGGACCAGGGCCGCTGCCTGGCAGTATTCGCAGCCCTTTCCGGCAAGGACGTCAAGGCAATCGGTCGCGTAATGAACGACGCTGTCGATCATTGGCTGATTGCCGGTTTGACGGGGGATCGCGGGCAATCGGCCGAACAGATCGATGCCGGACTGGCCGCGATTCCTGTTTCCGGAGGCCGGGAAACGGTAGAATCCGTACCGCGGGCGCTGGAACGGGCGCTGGCTCGCGCCCGCCGGCAAGACCGAATCGTGGTTTTCGGCTCCTTCCGGACCGTAGCCGAAGCCTGGCCCACCCTCATGCAGCAAGGCTAG
- the purF gene encoding amidophosphoribosyltransferase gives MCGIVGIAGRAPVAARLYDAMTILQHRGQDAAGMTTLDGGRMRSARGLGLVRDVFSESSVAGLTGEYGIGHVRYPTAGLDQPDEAQPMYVNSPCGISLGHNGNLINSEVLSRELFEEDRRHINTESDSEVLLNCLAHELSQHTSNGIHPVDVFNAVDGVFRRCRGGYATVAVIAGVGLLGFRDPHGIRPIVLGRRESPDGPEYILASESVVLDILDFELVGDLAPGESVLITVDGELHRHVSDRAEGYSPCMFEFVYFARPDSMIDDLSVYKARLRMGEALAERILNEWPDHDIDAVIPVPDTSRTACLPLAHMLGAKYREGLMKNRYIGRTFIMPGQEERARSVRRKLNTISLEFRNKNVLLVDDSIVRGTTSKQIVQMAREAGAKKVYLASASPPVRYPNVYGIDMPAASELIASGRSEEQIREHIGADRLIYQELGDLERAVRGKNERLTGFDSSCFSGQYVTGLEDGYLEALEARRADAVRKERRQNSS, from the coding sequence ATGTGTGGAATCGTAGGTATCGCAGGGCGCGCGCCGGTTGCCGCCCGTCTGTATGACGCCATGACCATCCTGCAGCATCGCGGTCAGGATGCCGCCGGCATGACCACGCTCGATGGTGGCCGGATGCGTTCAGCCCGGGGGCTGGGACTGGTGCGCGATGTGTTCTCCGAGTCGTCGGTGGCCGGATTGACTGGCGAGTACGGGATCGGTCACGTGCGCTACCCGACGGCCGGGCTGGACCAGCCAGACGAGGCGCAGCCGATGTATGTCAACTCACCCTGCGGCATCTCGCTGGGGCACAACGGCAACCTGATCAACAGTGAAGTGCTCAGCCGCGAGCTGTTCGAAGAAGACCGGCGGCATATCAATACCGAGTCCGACTCCGAGGTGCTGCTCAACTGCCTGGCCCACGAACTGAGCCAGCACACCAGCAACGGGATTCATCCGGTCGATGTATTCAATGCCGTCGATGGCGTGTTTCGCCGTTGCCGTGGCGGCTATGCCACCGTGGCCGTCATTGCCGGCGTGGGTTTGCTTGGGTTTCGTGATCCGCACGGCATTCGACCCATTGTGCTGGGACGGCGGGAGTCACCCGACGGTCCGGAGTACATTCTGGCCTCCGAATCGGTCGTGCTGGATATTCTCGACTTCGAGCTGGTGGGTGATCTGGCCCCCGGAGAGAGCGTGCTGATCACCGTGGATGGCGAGTTGCACCGGCATGTCAGTGACCGCGCCGAGGGCTACAGCCCCTGCATGTTCGAGTTTGTCTATTTTGCCCGCCCGGATTCCATGATCGACGACCTGTCGGTCTACAAGGCGCGTTTGCGCATGGGTGAAGCCCTGGCCGAGAGAATCCTGAACGAATGGCCGGATCACGACATCGATGCTGTCATCCCGGTGCCGGATACCTCGCGCACGGCCTGTCTGCCGCTGGCACACATGCTGGGCGCCAAGTATCGCGAGGGCCTGATGAAGAATCGCTATATCGGCCGGACGTTCATCATGCCGGGCCAGGAAGAGCGGGCCCGCTCGGTGCGGCGCAAGCTCAATACCATTTCGCTGGAGTTTCGCAACAAGAACGTGTTGCTGGTCGATGATTCCATCGTGCGTGGCACGACATCCAAACAGATCGTTCAAATGGCTCGTGAAGCCGGCGCCAAGAAGGTCTACCTGGCCTCGGCCTCGCCGCCGGTACGCTACCCCAATGTCTATGGCATTGACATGCCGGCGGCCAGTGAACTGATTGCCTCGGGACGCAGCGAGGAGCAGATACGAGAGCATATCGGAGCCGATCGCCTGATTTACCAGGAACTGGGTGATCTGGAAAGAGCCGTGCGCGGCAAGAATGAGCGGCTGACCGGTTTCGACAGCTCCTGTTTCAGTGGCCAGTACGTCACTGGGCTTGAGGATGGTTACCTCGAAGCCCTGGAGGCTCGTCGCGCCGATGCCGTGCGCAAGGAGCGTCGCCAGAACAGCTCCTGA
- a CDS encoding SPOR domain-containing protein produces the protein MDKVLKQRLIGASILIALAVIFLPMLFDGGEEERVPRKLDFDLPERPADPDDTVRLALDPDQVRSVPEQTEAEPPEPEPQVPPQPAERPEPEPEEMPAEEELVEEAPPTEPVPDPLPEPEPEPEPEPEPEPEPAPEPVVEDVADGDWQVQVAVFSQRDSAERISERLDGLGHAVHLDSLTRDDATLWRLRTGPYASREDAETARGQIAATVAGVEPAIVSRERGVAPADEVPAGYAVQVGSFASLNNADRLMARLSELGFEAFKHEEVSGGRTIYRVRVGSYSERDDADQLRARLQDEAGLEGIVVSHP, from the coding sequence ATGGACAAGGTACTCAAGCAGCGGTTGATTGGCGCCTCCATCCTGATCGCCCTGGCCGTGATCTTTCTGCCCATGCTGTTTGACGGGGGTGAAGAAGAGCGTGTCCCCCGCAAGCTGGATTTCGATTTGCCTGAGCGCCCGGCCGATCCCGATGACACGGTCCGGCTGGCACTGGATCCCGACCAGGTCCGCTCGGTGCCGGAGCAGACCGAGGCCGAACCACCTGAACCCGAGCCCCAGGTTCCACCGCAACCGGCTGAAAGGCCGGAGCCCGAACCGGAGGAAATGCCCGCCGAAGAAGAGCTGGTCGAAGAAGCGCCGCCAACCGAACCGGTTCCCGACCCCCTGCCCGAGCCTGAGCCTGAGCCGGAACCGGAACCTGAGCCGGAACCCGAACCTGCACCCGAGCCGGTCGTCGAGGATGTCGCCGATGGTGACTGGCAGGTTCAGGTGGCCGTATTCAGTCAGCGTGATTCGGCCGAGCGTATCAGCGAGCGGCTTGACGGCCTCGGTCATGCTGTTCATCTCGATAGCCTGACTCGCGATGACGCCACATTGTGGCGCTTGCGAACCGGTCCCTACGCATCTCGAGAGGATGCCGAGACTGCGCGTGGCCAGATTGCGGCCACGGTGGCCGGCGTGGAACCCGCCATCGTATCGCGGGAGCGTGGCGTGGCTCCCGCCGATGAGGTGCCGGCCGGCTACGCGGTACAGGTAGGCTCGTTTGCCAGCCTCAACAACGCCGACCGTCTCATGGCACGCCTGTCGGAGCTTGGTTTCGAAGCCTTTAAGCATGAGGAGGTCTCCGGTGGACGAACCATCTACCGCGTTCGTGTCGGAAGCTACTCAGAGCGCGATGACGCCGACCAGTTGCGCGCAAGGCTGCAGGATGAAGCCGGGCTCGAGGGGATTGTGGTCAGCCATCCATGA